A genome region from Alkalimarinus coralli includes the following:
- a CDS encoding response regulator — protein MKVLLVDDSPVDRVISEAFLLELGHEVVLGENGQQALDLYREHNPDIILMDEVMPVMRGHEAARAIRALEDNWVPIIFLSARFTAEDITAGIDAGGG, from the coding sequence ATGAAGGTACTGTTGGTTGACGATTCGCCTGTTGATAGAGTGATATCGGAAGCGTTTTTGCTGGAGCTTGGGCATGAAGTGGTTCTTGGTGAAAATGGCCAGCAGGCGCTGGATTTATATCGAGAACATAACCCCGATATTATCTTAATGGATGAAGTCATGCCTGTTATGCGGGGACATGAGGCCGCGCGCGCGATAAGAGCATTAGAAGATAACTGGGTGCCGATCATTTTTTTGAGTGCGCGCTTCACTGCAGAAGATATTACCGCCGGAATCGATGCGGGGGGGGGATGA
- a CDS encoding oxidative damage protection protein yields the protein MSRMVLCAKYKEELEGLDTPPMPGQKGAYIYENISKKAWTEWQSKQTMLINEKRLNMMDPASRAYLAEQMENFFNNKETDVIEGYVPENK from the coding sequence ATGAGCCGAATGGTTTTATGCGCAAAGTATAAAGAGGAGCTGGAGGGGCTTGATACACCCCCAATGCCCGGCCAAAAAGGCGCTTACATATACGAAAATATATCTAAGAAAGCTTGGACGGAGTGGCAGAGTAAGCAAACAATGCTTATTAATGAAAAACGCCTGAATATGATGGATCCGGCTTCAAGGGCCTATCTGGCAGAGCAGATGGAGAATTTTTTCAACAATAAAGAAACAGATGTAATAGAAGGGTATGTCCCTGAAAATAAATAG
- a CDS encoding HAD family hydrolase → MLKALFLDMDETLCDTHGANMRAQCLMAEEVAQRFDGVDGPRFAKEYVAGIYREWSGAQRARYMPIIETQNEEAFRLQLIRDLLAEQGVDQLSDDDAKALQLKFDADRIEAFAFYPGIADFLVKARKLFTLVVITNGPEFSQIPKLEAVNMADFVDHIIIGGQEPAQKPCTSIFEKALKLAGCEAHEAVHVGDSLSADIKGAHNSGITSVWIQHQQPLDAEMGINPHHTVLHPSEIPALIYDLHER, encoded by the coding sequence ATGTTGAAAGCACTGTTTCTTGATATGGATGAGACGCTCTGTGATACGCATGGCGCGAATATGCGAGCGCAGTGCCTGATGGCCGAAGAGGTGGCGCAGCGCTTTGATGGTGTTGACGGGCCGCGTTTTGCGAAAGAGTATGTAGCTGGTATTTACAGGGAGTGGTCTGGTGCGCAGAGGGCGCGATATATGCCCATTATAGAAACTCAAAATGAAGAAGCGTTTCGTCTACAGTTGATTCGTGATTTGCTGGCCGAACAAGGGGTTGATCAGTTAAGCGATGATGATGCAAAAGCGCTGCAGTTGAAATTTGATGCTGATCGGATTGAAGCGTTTGCTTTTTATCCAGGTATTGCTGATTTTTTGGTGAAGGCACGTAAACTATTTACTTTAGTGGTTATTACAAATGGCCCCGAGTTTTCTCAGATACCCAAATTAGAGGCAGTTAATATGGCTGACTTTGTAGACCATATTATCATAGGTGGGCAGGAGCCAGCGCAGAAGCCTTGTACGTCGATTTTTGAGAAAGCCCTTAAGTTGGCTGGTTGTGAGGCGCATGAGGCGGTTCATGTGGGGGATAGTTTATCGGCAGATATAAAGGGGGCTCACAATAGCGGTATTACCTCAGTTTGGATTCAGCATCAGCAGCCATTGGATGCCGAGATGGGTATTAATCCCCATCATACGGTACTGCATCCAAGTGAGATCCCTGCTTTGATTTATGATTTACACGAAAGATAG